One Culturomica massiliensis DNA window includes the following coding sequences:
- a CDS encoding cell division protein FtsQ/DivIB, whose protein sequence is MQKIGVYILFLGLFVYLIIVLTFATSKMDDVKCKGIHVSVKDAVLNTFIDDMDVVNMVRRGYGNVLDMPVTRIDKDSVERLLVKNSIIKSAQVYYSLDGYFHVDITQRKPVLRVLTGEGFYVDEDGKYMPLSRKYTSRVVVATGEISKKFACEKLYPFVMMLREDDFWDALIEQIVVDRGEEIILIPKVGNFRIILGEVGNAEEKMEKLRLFLKDGIVRKGWNVYKEINLKFDNQVVCVRK, encoded by the coding sequence ATGCAGAAAATAGGAGTTTACATATTATTCCTTGGATTGTTTGTATACCTGATAATTGTGCTTACCTTTGCGACGTCGAAAATGGATGACGTAAAATGTAAAGGGATCCACGTTTCGGTAAAAGATGCTGTACTTAATACATTCATAGATGATATGGATGTTGTCAATATGGTGAGACGAGGGTATGGAAATGTATTGGATATGCCTGTTACCCGTATAGATAAAGACAGTGTTGAACGATTGCTTGTCAAAAATTCGATTATAAAATCGGCTCAGGTTTACTACAGTTTAGACGGTTATTTCCATGTAGATATCACACAACGTAAGCCTGTTCTTAGAGTATTGACAGGAGAAGGGTTTTATGTTGATGAGGACGGAAAGTATATGCCGTTATCTCGTAAGTATACTTCTCGGGTAGTAGTTGCTACCGGAGAAATATCAAAAAAATTTGCTTGTGAGAAGTTGTATCCTTTTGTCATGATGTTGAGGGAGGATGATTTCTGGGATGCATTGATCGAACAGATCGTTGTCGACCGGGGTGAAGAAATAATCTTGATTCCTAAGGTCGGAAATTTCCGGATTATTCTCGGGGAGGTGGGGAATGCGGAGGAGAAGATGGAGAAACTTCGTCTTTTTCTGAAAGATGGGATTGTACGTAAAGGGTGGAATGTATATAAGGAAATCAATCTGAAGTTCGACAATCAGGTTGTTTGTGTCAGAAAGTAA
- a CDS encoding cell division FtsA domain-containing protein, which translates to MGLIASLDIGSEKMVMAVAAEENGECRLAGIKMIALQGVQDGIITDKSKVKSYIQYLIRELAKDKPIDCLNVALSGKALRISEHKVNVPIRKKVRESDIAQAENRCTELVLSKGDELVDIIPVTYAVDRGNYVTDPVGMTAKSLDVRFRVYLSDAAYLTEIRELMEACGVENVEFFPPVRAYMEALDVYDRSEPFALIDMGATHTEVVLFRDGGLRYEISLPLGAQTIDHDIVRAFSLEDIQLAKKMKHQYGVAIRAVCKNEKIDIPDVKKRIEKRDLAKVIQCRMEELLEGAVYQIQQWRFNDPKKEIVLTGGGSRLAETELLLGRLSGQKVIRAKAAGIKTTNEDILEAPSCLVALGLLLCEHSEPLEEKGGWGSWLNSIFR; encoded by the coding sequence ATGGGTTTGATTGCATCATTGGATATCGGTTCTGAGAAAATGGTAATGGCAGTGGCTGCCGAGGAGAATGGCGAATGCCGTTTGGCTGGCATCAAGATGATCGCTTTGCAGGGAGTTCAGGACGGTATAATTACAGATAAATCGAAAGTAAAGTCTTATATTCAATATCTGATCCGGGAGTTGGCAAAAGACAAGCCGATAGATTGCCTGAATGTGGCGTTATCCGGAAAGGCGTTGCGGATCAGTGAGCATAAGGTAAATGTACCGATCCGGAAAAAAGTGAGGGAAAGCGATATTGCTCAGGCTGAAAACAGATGTACGGAGTTGGTATTGTCGAAAGGGGATGAATTGGTGGATATTATACCTGTCACGTATGCCGTTGATCGTGGAAACTATGTAACGGACCCGGTCGGAATGACGGCCAAAAGTCTGGATGTCCGTTTTCGGGTGTATCTTTCGGATGCTGCCTATTTGACAGAGATTCGTGAGTTGATGGAGGCGTGCGGGGTAGAGAATGTTGAGTTTTTCCCGCCGGTAAGGGCTTATATGGAAGCTTTGGATGTTTACGATAGAAGTGAACCGTTTGCCTTGATCGATATGGGGGCTACTCATACGGAAGTTGTACTGTTCAGGGACGGTGGATTGAGATATGAGATTAGTTTGCCGCTGGGGGCCCAAACCATCGATCACGATATTGTACGGGCTTTTTCTCTGGAAGATATTCAGCTAGCCAAAAAGATGAAACATCAATACGGGGTGGCTATACGTGCAGTATGTAAGAATGAGAAAATCGATATCCCGGATGTAAAAAAACGCATTGAGAAACGTGATTTGGCTAAAGTAATCCAGTGTCGTATGGAAGAGTTGCTGGAAGGTGCTGTTTATCAGATTCAACAATGGCGTTTCAATGATCCGAAAAAAGAGATTGTATTGACAGGAGGAGGAAGTCGTTTGGCGGAGACTGAACTTTTGCTCGGCAGATTGTCGGGGCAAAAAGTGATACGGGCGAAGGCGGCGGGAATTAAGACAACCAATGAGGATATACTGGAAGCTCCGTCCTGTTTGGTGGCGTTGGGGCTTTTGTTATGTGAACATAGTGAGCCATTGGAAGAAAAAGGAGGTTGGGGAAGTTGGCTGAATAGTATATTCCGTTGA
- a CDS encoding UDP-N-acetylmuramoyl-L-alanyl-D-glutamate--2,6-diaminopimelate ligase: MKLKDLIAGVDCKEVRGTTEMAVGSVHFDSRKVGHGDLFVAQRGVSADGHVYIGKAIKAGAVAVVCEELPEELDARVCYIVVGDSSAALGKIASCYYGEPSRQMILVGVTGTNGKTTTATLLYELVRLMGKKAGLLSTVCNYIDEERCPSTHTTPDALEINSFMRRMVDAGCEYCFMEVSSHAVHQKRIAGLDFDGAVFSNITHDHLDYHKTFRAYIEAKKAFFDGLKKEAFALTNLDDKNGMVMLQNTVARKYTYSCRTLADFNCKPVEKHLDGTLLALDGCEVWTKFTGDFNAYNLLAVYASACLMGLEKEEVLRCMSLLVPVSGRFETLMSPEGIVAVVDYAHTPDALENVLTTIQGLKGKNNKVITVVGAGGDRDKTKRPEMADAACRYSDRIILTSDNPRSEEPGAIIADMQAGVKDEYRKNVLSITDRKEAIRTALMMAAKGDIVLIAGKGHENYQEIKGVKHHFDDKEVVKEIFNM; this comes from the coding sequence ATGAAGTTAAAAGATTTAATTGCAGGAGTCGATTGTAAAGAAGTCCGGGGAACGACGGAGATGGCTGTCGGATCGGTACATTTCGATTCCAGAAAAGTAGGTCATGGAGATTTGTTTGTGGCCCAGAGGGGAGTGAGTGCAGATGGACATGTTTATATCGGGAAGGCAATAAAAGCCGGAGCTGTGGCTGTCGTTTGTGAAGAGTTGCCGGAAGAATTGGACGCCCGGGTATGTTATATTGTTGTCGGGGATTCTTCGGCAGCTTTGGGAAAAATTGCTTCCTGTTATTACGGAGAGCCTTCGCGACAAATGATACTGGTGGGGGTAACGGGTACGAACGGGAAAACGACGACGGCGACTTTACTGTATGAATTGGTACGATTGATGGGGAAAAAGGCTGGTTTGTTATCGACGGTTTGTAATTATATCGACGAAGAAAGATGTCCGTCCACTCATACGACTCCGGATGCATTGGAGATCAATAGTTTTATGCGGCGGATGGTTGATGCCGGCTGTGAATATTGCTTTATGGAAGTCAGTTCTCATGCGGTTCATCAGAAACGTATTGCCGGTTTGGATTTCGATGGGGCGGTATTTTCAAATATTACGCATGATCATTTGGATTATCATAAGACATTCAGGGCTTATATCGAAGCGAAAAAGGCGTTTTTTGACGGTTTGAAAAAAGAGGCTTTTGCACTGACGAATCTGGACGATAAGAACGGTATGGTCATGTTGCAGAATACGGTGGCCCGGAAATATACGTATTCTTGCCGGACATTGGCGGATTTTAATTGTAAGCCTGTGGAGAAACATCTGGACGGGACTCTTTTGGCGCTGGACGGTTGTGAGGTATGGACGAAGTTTACAGGAGATTTCAATGCCTATAATTTGTTGGCGGTATATGCTTCGGCTTGTCTGATGGGGTTGGAAAAAGAGGAGGTATTGCGCTGTATGAGTTTGCTGGTTCCGGTGTCGGGACGTTTTGAAACGTTGATGTCTCCGGAAGGAATTGTCGCTGTTGTCGACTATGCTCATACGCCCGATGCATTGGAAAATGTATTGACGACGATACAGGGGTTGAAGGGAAAGAACAATAAGGTAATTACGGTTGTCGGTGCCGGCGGTGACCGGGATAAGACCAAAAGACCGGAAATGGCGGATGCGGCCTGCCGGTACAGTGACCGGATCATACTTACTTCTGACAATCCCCGGAGTGAGGAGCCTGGTGCGATCATTGCCGATATGCAGGCCGGGGTAAAGGATGAATACAGAAAGAACGTGTTGTCGATTACTGACCGGAAAGAGGCAATCCGGACGGCCCTGATGATGGCAGCGAAGGGTGATATTGTACTGATTGCGGGAAAAGGACATGAGAATTATCAGGAAATAAAAGGAGTGAAGCACCATTTTGACGATAAGGAAGTGGTAAAAGAGATTTTTAATATGTAA
- the mraY gene encoding phospho-N-acetylmuramoyl-pentapeptide-transferase, which translates to MLYYLFKYLDSLDFPGAGMFHYITFRSACAIILSLAIATIIGKKVIRILQRQQIGEEIRDLGLEGQMQKKGTPTMGGIIILLSILVPVLLFARLDNIYVQLMIISTIWLGAIGFADDYIKVFRKHKEGLKGRFKVIGQVGLGLIVGISLYVSEDVVIRERATISDIGVITSTVDEGFGEENGAKVLTRDIKSTKTTIPFFKDNEFDYAWFTSFAGENADTLGWIVFILITILIVTAVSNGANLTDGLDGLATGTSAIAGATLGILAYVSGNMVYADYLNIMYIPHSGELVVYGAAFIGATIGFLWYNSYPAQVFMGDTGSLSLGGIIAVFAIMLHKELLIPILCGIFLMENLSVVMQVSYFKYTKKRYGEGKRIFLMSPLHHHFQKKGIPEPKIVTRFWIVGIILAVVTIVTLKMR; encoded by the coding sequence ATGTTGTATTATCTTTTCAAGTATCTGGATAGTTTGGATTTCCCGGGAGCGGGAATGTTCCATTACATTACGTTTCGTTCGGCCTGTGCTATCATATTATCATTAGCGATAGCGACGATTATAGGAAAGAAAGTCATCCGTATTTTGCAACGGCAGCAAATCGGTGAGGAAATCCGGGATTTGGGATTGGAAGGACAAATGCAGAAGAAAGGTACTCCGACAATGGGAGGAATCATTATTCTGTTGTCGATATTGGTACCAGTTTTATTATTTGCCCGTCTGGATAATATTTATGTGCAGTTGATGATTATTTCGACGATATGGTTGGGTGCGATTGGTTTTGCGGACGATTATATCAAAGTATTCCGTAAGCATAAGGAAGGGTTAAAGGGACGTTTTAAAGTTATCGGTCAGGTCGGATTGGGACTGATTGTAGGGATCAGTCTTTATGTAAGTGAAGATGTCGTTATCCGGGAAAGGGCGACGATTTCCGATATCGGGGTAATTACGAGTACTGTCGATGAAGGATTCGGAGAAGAGAATGGGGCAAAGGTGCTGACCCGGGATATTAAATCGACAAAGACGACTATTCCTTTTTTTAAAGATAATGAATTCGATTATGCCTGGTTTACTTCTTTTGCCGGAGAGAATGCAGACACCTTAGGCTGGATTGTATTTATCCTGATAACGATTCTGATTGTAACAGCCGTGTCGAATGGTGCGAATCTGACAGACGGTTTGGATGGGTTGGCGACGGGTACGTCCGCTATTGCCGGGGCGACACTCGGAATTCTGGCGTATGTCTCCGGTAATATGGTGTATGCCGATTATCTGAATATCATGTATATTCCGCATTCGGGCGAATTGGTGGTATATGGGGCGGCATTTATCGGCGCGACCATCGGTTTCTTGTGGTACAATTCGTATCCGGCTCAGGTGTTTATGGGAGATACCGGTAGTTTGTCGCTGGGTGGTATTATCGCCGTTTTTGCCATTATGTTGCATAAGGAGTTGCTGATACCGATTTTATGCGGAATTTTCCTGATGGAGAATTTGTCTGTCGTGATGCAGGTTTCTTATTTTAAATATACCAAAAAGAGATATGGGGAAGGAAAGCGTATCTTTTTGATGTCGCCTTTGCATCATCATTTCCAGAAAAAAGGTATTCCGGAACCTAAGATCGTTACCCGGTTTTGGATTGTCGGGATTATTCTGGCTGTTGTAACGATTGTAACGCTGAAAATGCGGTAA
- the murD gene encoding UDP-N-acetylmuramoyl-L-alanine--D-glutamate ligase: MKLVILGGKESGTGAALLGQKLGYDVFLSDKGVIEKTYKEELNKAGIPFEEGQHTAERIYGADLVVKSPGIPDTVPLVAELRNRGTEVISEIEFAGRHTEARMICITGSNGKTTTTLLTHHILKQAGLDVGLAGNVGASLAAQVAVKAHPVYVVELSSFQLDGMFRFQADIAVITNITPDHLDRYDHKFGNYVDSKFRILQNMNDKGLFIYGWDCQVVRERVEEACLQPQVAAFTYTENRPGEGENYAGMEGDMVVVRLNAREFRINKNEISIKGRHNVYNAMAAILACMQMGIGFEAIAEGLRSFPQVEHRLETVAVIDGVTYINDSKATNVDSAWYALDSMTTPVVWIAGGTDKGNDYSVLFDLVKAKVKVLICMGADNRKLIDNFSAICPVVDTHSLEETLAAARNYAVSGDTVLLSPCCASFDLFRNYEDRGDLFKEKVRQLAK, encoded by the coding sequence ATGAAACTGGTTATTTTAGGTGGAAAAGAAAGCGGTACGGGTGCGGCTTTGCTCGGACAAAAGCTTGGGTATGACGTGTTTTTGTCGGATAAAGGTGTTATTGAGAAAACATATAAAGAGGAGCTGAATAAAGCCGGTATTCCGTTTGAGGAGGGACAACATACGGCGGAACGGATCTATGGAGCCGATCTGGTTGTGAAGAGTCCCGGTATTCCGGATACGGTCCCCTTAGTTGCTGAATTGAGGAATCGGGGGACAGAGGTTATTTCTGAAATAGAGTTTGCCGGCCGGCATACGGAGGCCCGGATGATTTGTATAACCGGGAGTAACGGCAAGACAACAACAACGTTACTGACGCATCATATATTGAAGCAAGCGGGTCTGGACGTCGGGCTGGCCGGTAATGTCGGAGCCAGTCTGGCTGCGCAGGTGGCCGTTAAAGCGCATCCTGTGTATGTTGTAGAGCTTTCGAGTTTCCAACTGGACGGCATGTTCCGTTTTCAGGCTGACATTGCGGTGATTACAAATATAACTCCCGATCATCTGGATCGCTACGATCATAAGTTCGGGAATTATGTTGATTCGAAATTCCGTATTTTACAAAATATGAATGATAAGGGTTTGTTTATTTACGGTTGGGATTGCCAAGTGGTGAGGGAGAGGGTAGAAGAGGCGTGTTTACAACCTCAGGTGGCTGCTTTTACTTACACGGAAAACAGACCCGGAGAAGGAGAGAATTATGCCGGAATGGAAGGAGATATGGTTGTGGTACGATTAAATGCCCGTGAATTCCGTATAAATAAAAATGAAATCAGTATAAAGGGAAGGCATAACGTTTATAATGCTATGGCCGCAATTCTGGCATGTATGCAGATGGGAATCGGTTTTGAAGCGATTGCGGAAGGCTTGCGGAGTTTTCCGCAGGTAGAACACCGGTTGGAGACTGTTGCCGTAATCGACGGAGTGACATATATCAATGATTCGAAGGCGACGAATGTAGATTCGGCCTGGTATGCCCTGGATAGTATGACGACGCCGGTTGTATGGATAGCCGGAGGTACGGATAAAGGGAATGATTACAGCGTACTGTTTGATCTCGTGAAAGCGAAAGTTAAGGTTTTGATTTGTATGGGAGCGGACAACCGGAAATTGATTGATAATTTTTCCGCCATTTGTCCGGTAGTCGATACTCATAGCCTGGAAGAGACATTGGCGGCTGCCCGTAACTATGCCGTATCCGGAGATACGGTGCTTTTATCCCCCTGTTGTGCCAGTTTCGATTTATTCAGGAACTATGAGGACCGGGGAGATCTGTTTAAGGAAAAGGTAAGACAACTGGCAAAATAA
- the murG gene encoding undecaprenyldiphospho-muramoylpentapeptide beta-N-acetylglucosaminyltransferase: MKRIIVSGGGTGGHIFPALSIANALKRLDKEVEILFVGAEGKMEMEKVPEAGFPIEGLPVRGLQRKLTLRNVKVLVNLWKSLRKAKKIIRRFRPDVVVGVGGYASGPIGRTAVKAGIPLVLQEQNSYAGVTNRLLAKKAVKICVAYEGMERFFSPEKIVFTGNPVRKDLLEAGKLREEGIEYYGLVPQKRTVLVTGGSLGAGMMNQAVRKNLEVIAGWKDVQVLWQCGSYYYEKLKAELADFLPENVKLTAFLKRMDLAYACADVVVARAGAGTISELCLLAKATILIPSPNVAEDHQTKNALALVNKQAAVMLKDSEAADKLIPALSELLDHPEQLKLLSENIAGLAMPDSDTKIAREILNLIGNK; this comes from the coding sequence ATGAAACGAATTATTGTAAGCGGAGGGGGAACCGGAGGACATATTTTCCCGGCATTGTCGATAGCGAATGCTTTGAAACGTTTAGATAAGGAGGTGGAGATTTTGTTTGTAGGAGCAGAAGGAAAAATGGAAATGGAGAAAGTTCCGGAAGCCGGATTTCCGATAGAGGGATTGCCTGTGCGGGGATTACAGCGGAAATTGACACTCCGGAATGTAAAGGTGTTGGTTAATTTGTGGAAAAGTTTACGTAAAGCGAAAAAAATCATCAGGCGTTTCCGTCCTGATGTTGTGGTAGGGGTCGGAGGATATGCCAGCGGTCCGATTGGAAGAACGGCGGTTAAGGCTGGAATTCCATTGGTGTTGCAGGAGCAAAATTCGTATGCCGGAGTAACCAATCGTTTGTTGGCGAAAAAGGCCGTGAAGATATGTGTGGCCTATGAAGGTATGGAACGTTTTTTTAGTCCGGAAAAGATTGTGTTTACCGGTAATCCGGTCCGGAAAGATTTGTTGGAAGCCGGAAAGTTGAGAGAAGAAGGGATTGAATACTATGGATTGGTGCCTCAAAAAAGAACGGTGTTGGTGACCGGGGGGAGTCTGGGTGCCGGTATGATGAATCAGGCTGTGCGAAAAAACCTGGAAGTTATTGCTGGCTGGAAGGATGTACAGGTGTTGTGGCAGTGTGGTAGCTATTATTATGAAAAATTGAAAGCGGAATTGGCAGATTTTTTGCCGGAGAATGTAAAGCTGACTGCTTTTCTGAAACGGATGGATTTGGCCTATGCTTGTGCTGACGTTGTGGTGGCTAGGGCCGGAGCGGGAACGATTTCCGAATTGTGTTTATTGGCAAAAGCTACAATACTGATTCCTTCTCCGAATGTAGCAGAAGATCATCAGACGAAAAATGCATTGGCGTTGGTAAATAAACAGGCTGCGGTTATGCTGAAAGATAGCGAAGCTGCCGATAAGTTGATACCGGCTTTGTCGGAATTGCTGGACCATCCGGAGCAATTGAAACTGTTGTCGGAGAATATTGCGGGTTTGGCTATGCCGGATTCGGATACAAAGATTGCCCGGGAGATATTAAATCTGATCGGAAATAAATAA
- a CDS encoding FtsW/RodA/SpoVE family cell cycle protein — MKLDLRNKEWIKGDKILWYVIIGLMIASIMVVYSSTGRLAKGNPVFFLAKQVGIISVCLLLIYWLQSVPYKYFLLFAKVFVLGAFVLLIVAKFSSMTVNDTDRWIRIPFIGLTFQPSELAKLAAIIYTARVLSFYQDDDECRDEALKNILIFVGPLIFLIFMDNFSTSLLLGLVCLIMLFVGRIRLKRMAVILGGLFVMVSLVVALAFTPKLGEVWRFPTIKSRVTAFFSGGEESFQAQQSKIAVARGGMLGVGPGNSVQRNFLPHPYSDFIFAIIIEEYGLVGGGVILLLFLIILYRIGVIVRRCTRTFPALLVTGLGLMIVLQAFVNMGVCVGLFPVTGQPLPLVSMGGTSLLFTSAAFGMILSVSHTFPEHGEMIEEPAEEEGIEEDEDMTQEENRIEEEVEE; from the coding sequence ATGAAGCTTGATCTGCGGAATAAAGAATGGATTAAAGGGGACAAGATCCTTTGGTATGTGATTATCGGTTTGATGATTGCTTCGATAATGGTGGTGTATTCATCCACCGGACGTTTGGCGAAAGGGAATCCGGTCTTTTTTCTGGCGAAGCAGGTCGGGATTATTTCGGTTTGCCTGTTGTTGATTTACTGGTTGCAATCTGTGCCGTATAAATATTTTTTGCTGTTTGCCAAAGTATTTGTGTTGGGGGCTTTTGTGTTGCTGATTGTCGCGAAATTTTCCTCAATGACAGTTAACGATACGGATCGTTGGATCAGAATACCTTTTATCGGATTGACCTTTCAGCCTTCGGAGCTGGCAAAATTGGCAGCTATTATATATACGGCGCGGGTACTTTCTTTTTATCAGGATGATGACGAATGCAGGGATGAAGCTTTAAAAAATATCCTGATTTTTGTCGGGCCTTTGATATTTCTGATTTTTATGGACAATTTCTCGACCTCGTTATTGTTGGGGTTGGTATGTTTGATTATGTTGTTTGTCGGACGTATCAGATTGAAGCGAATGGCTGTTATATTGGGTGGATTGTTTGTCATGGTGTCTCTGGTCGTTGCGCTTGCTTTTACTCCTAAGTTGGGGGAAGTGTGGCGTTTCCCGACGATCAAATCGAGGGTTACTGCCTTTTTTTCCGGAGGCGAGGAGTCATTTCAGGCCCAGCAGTCTAAAATTGCGGTAGCCAGAGGAGGAATGCTGGGAGTCGGCCCCGGGAATAGTGTTCAGCGGAATTTTTTACCGCATCCTTATTCTGATTTTATTTTTGCGATTATTATTGAAGAATACGGCTTGGTTGGCGGTGGCGTTATTTTACTGCTGTTCCTGATTATTTTATACCGTATCGGGGTTATTGTGAGGCGATGTACCCGGACATTCCCGGCATTGCTGGTTACCGGTCTGGGTTTGATGATTGTTTTGCAGGCTTTTGTCAATATGGGGGTTTGTGTCGGTTTATTTCCGGTAACGGGGCAGCCTTTGCCGTTGGTTAGTATGGGAGGAACTTCCCTTTTATTTACCAGTGCGGCTTTTGGTATGATTTTGAGTGTCAGCCATACCTTTCCGGAACATGGAGAAATGATAGAAGAACCGGCAGAGGAAGAAGGAATAGAGGAGGATGAGGACATGACGCAAGAAGAGAATAGGATTGAGGAAGAGGTTGAAGAATAG
- the murC gene encoding UDP-N-acetylmuramate--L-alanine ligase: MEIVFRNIKNIYFVGIGGIGMSALARYFRQKGYRVGGYDRTPSALTERLSLEGIAVNYRDEEEEIASEYRDKADTLVVYTPAVPADSRQLCWFKEAGFVLHKRSEVLGLLSRTGKALCVGGTHGKTTTTTLLAFLLDASHVGCNAFLGGISRNFSTNLLTDEKSEYIVVEADEFDRSFLQLTPYVAAITAMDEDHLDIYGNKANLIDAFEAFAARTVPEGKVFIKKGLSLEKSKVSGYYAVGEVTDNYSDNLRVEGVQYVFDYHGQKAEIKDLRLGVPGRMNVENATLAITIALEAGVRPEEIREALPRFKGVMRRFNIHSEGKVMYIDDYAHHPQEIEAVLRAVREMWPEKRLTVAFQPHLYSRTNDLQAGFAKSLDIADEVILLDIYPAREMPIPGVTSAVILDKLNVPAHIVAKGEFPKFVEQNVGEGIFMTVGAGDIDRFVPVFTDMFNK; the protein is encoded by the coding sequence ATGGAGATTGTATTCAGGAATATAAAGAATATTTATTTTGTAGGAATCGGCGGGATCGGAATGAGTGCTTTGGCTCGTTATTTCCGGCAAAAAGGATACCGGGTAGGGGGGTATGACCGTACACCTTCGGCTTTGACCGAACGGTTGAGTCTGGAAGGCATTGCAGTGAATTACAGGGATGAGGAAGAAGAGATAGCTTCGGAATACCGTGATAAAGCCGATACTTTAGTCGTATATACACCGGCGGTTCCGGCAGATTCCCGTCAGTTGTGCTGGTTTAAAGAAGCGGGTTTTGTTTTACACAAACGTTCTGAGGTGCTGGGATTGTTGTCTCGTACCGGGAAAGCGCTTTGTGTGGGAGGTACACATGGGAAAACGACAACGACAACGTTGTTGGCTTTTTTATTGGATGCTTCTCATGTTGGGTGTAATGCATTTTTAGGAGGGATTTCCAGAAATTTCAGTACCAATCTGTTGACTGATGAAAAATCGGAATATATTGTCGTAGAAGCGGATGAGTTCGACCGTTCTTTTTTGCAATTGACCCCCTATGTTGCAGCCATTACAGCGATGGATGAGGATCACCTGGATATATACGGAAACAAAGCCAATCTGATCGACGCCTTTGAAGCCTTTGCTGCCCGTACGGTTCCGGAAGGAAAAGTTTTTATTAAAAAGGGACTTTCACTGGAAAAGTCAAAGGTTTCGGGTTATTATGCGGTGGGAGAGGTAACGGATAATTATTCCGATAATTTAAGGGTAGAGGGAGTACAATATGTTTTCGACTATCACGGGCAAAAGGCAGAGATAAAAGATTTACGGTTGGGCGTACCCGGCCGGATGAATGTGGAGAATGCGACTTTAGCGATTACCATAGCGCTGGAAGCGGGGGTGAGACCGGAAGAAATCCGGGAGGCTTTGCCCCGTTTTAAAGGCGTGATGAGACGTTTCAATATTCATTCCGAGGGGAAGGTTATGTATATCGATGACTATGCTCATCACCCGCAGGAAATAGAAGCCGTATTGAGAGCTGTGCGGGAAATGTGGCCGGAGAAAAGACTGACTGTGGCTTTTCAGCCGCATCTGTATTCCCGTACAAATGATTTACAGGCTGGTTTTGCTAAAAGTCTGGACATTGCCGACGAGGTTATCCTGCTGGATATTTATCCGGCCAGGGAGATGCCTATTCCGGGCGTAACTTCGGCTGTGATTTTAGATAAACTTAACGTACCGGCACACATCGTGGCTAAGGGAGAATTTCCTAAATTTGTGGAACAAAACGTAGGTGAAGGCATATTTATGACGGTTGGGGCAGGGGATATCGATCGTTTTGTGCCTGTATTTACAGATATGTTTAATAAATAA